Part of the Melopsittacus undulatus isolate bMelUnd1 chromosome 7, bMelUnd1.mat.Z, whole genome shotgun sequence genome is shown below.
AGATGTAAATACATGCAAAAGCAACTGAGAGTCTACTACCCCTTGTAATCATTAAACTGTTGCCTAGTGCAGAAATGGATCTGAGACGAAGCAGCTGTTCAGTGCTACATTCTTTCCCACTTCAGTAATAACTGAGTGAAACCTTTATTACTGttcttcatttaaattcttGGAGTACTGAGGCTGAACAGCTAATTCATCCTGGAGTACCTCAGGTGTACATAAGCTGGAATTCAGCTAAGAGGCAGTGATGAATAAAAGCAGTCATTGAATATTCAACATTTTTTACTGTCCCAGTTCATTTGCCACAGACCCAGCTTCAGCAGACAGCAAGTAATCCCATCAGCTGAAACTAAGTGGGACCTTTGGTGATTGCCTCTGATGAAAACATCAAAATGTCAAAGCTGCCAAAATACCAAAGGCTGAATGAGCACAAGAAATGTCTACATCTTTCCCCAAATCATAGAGCTGTTGTTTCCACATGATTGAGGAGCACTTTGGGAAAGCTTTCCCTGCCACTGCCATTGTGCTGGAAATGCCCTTATTCTCAGCAGCATAGCCTGTCATTTGCTTTATCTTAATTTACTGACTTAATatggttttttttataaaatcaaGATAACAGTTCAGATTTTACTTTTCCtaaagcagagttttgactgAATATTGGATTCAGAAGCTGAATTACATTACGGCTCTCAATAAATTACTGTTCTTCAGTCATATTGTATGTAAACAATGCAAAGTACACCATGTTTCATGGCTATCTTCACTCTTACCTGAAGAAACCGAATTTCTCACAGAAGTAATGATTATAAAAAGTCTCTTACCATGGATGATTTCATATCAGTATTATCCCATCTTCTGACTCGTACAGTAAACTGCATATTTAGCATTGTCATTATTCCACTAAAAGTGCAGCTTACTTTAGGGGTAAGAATTTCAAAATACTCCTCAAAATTGGGCTTAGCTTGAAGTTCTCTCCTGGTCAAAAGTCTTTTTATCCCATTTCCAATCTGAAGAACTGACATATCCTTGTCgaacataaaatgaaatggGAAAGTCTTACAGAACATAGAGGCAGGAATCACAAGTGAAGACTGTGGTTTACATGGAGACAAGGAAGGTTTTGTACTTTTGACTTGTATAGAGTACAGCAAATAAGGCTGATTAGCAAACTCAGTGCAGTCATTATGGAAACAAGGAGGCATGAGCATCACTTCAACCTCAgtttcatacaaaatatgagCTGCCGCTTTAATAATACCAGATAGAATAACACTTGTGATTTtcttaggaaagaaataatacacATTTAAGAAGTCCTGATCTTTTTCCAGGCATAATATGGAAGCATCTTCAAGTCTgtccttttttcctgcttcttggcTGTGGCCACTCTGCTTCAGCAGAGTGGTGAAACTGTTCAAGAAGTCCTTAAGGGTTCCTCCAATAACACCTAGTATGTGTTCATCCTCTTCATAGCATATTTTGAATAGCTCTTCACCAAGAGATTCCCGTAGAGTCTCCACAGGAATACCTGCATGGAATCACATTTTAGTCAGAACTGCGCTCATCACACTGAATTGCATGCTAACCTCCACTAGACCAAATCAAATTAGCAATATCCTTCCCTGATCCAGCAAGGTCACCTGAGGGCCCCCTCATTTAGAAGTCCTGCTGTAACCAAAGACATACTTGTGGTGTCCGGACAACAGGGACACAATAAGCTGTAGTTTGGAAAGATCCAAGACTCATCTTCTTTGTAGAGATGTAGACAGAATGAATGCACATTTTGGCACAGGATTTGACCCAGTTCCCTTAGCTCAAtataaagaagtaaaataagaattaaaaaacttaaaataagaacacaaaggaagaataaaaataggATCTGTGCACCCACACAGATATATGTACTATGCCTGATACAATAAATTAAATGACCCTAGGAATACTCCGGGACACTGAGACCAgttggcacagcacagcccacaTCTTTGCtagaaaatttgttttaacAGCACAGCTGCAAGCAGACTGATGGTTGGAAATGTTCCAACTCCCCAACTGTTACTGGGAATCATTTGGAAAAGTGTTATCTGTCACAGGCCAACTGCATGCCAGAGCCAGCTTAACAGTTCAAGTGTACAAAAAACCATGTTTCCGTTTCCTGGAAATGTTAATTTACTATTACAGATGTAGCCAGAGAGTTCCATATTGCAAATTACATCACTTCTCTTCCAACAGACTACAGTCCTTCAGAAGAAAAGGATCAGCGTAAGACTGAAACTTATTAATGAACAAATGTTTCAGCTCCCTTTAGATGTTGGGTTTTAGGGGtagatgattctatgacatctCAAACTTGAGAAACTCATCTCTTTAGCTCAAATTTTGACACTCTGAACTGTTAGTTGCAGAGATCACAGTTTAGCTTCTGTGTTGCCAGCATCACTTCAGCCCTTGCATGGAGGAAATTATTTGTTAGTAGCAACCCtaatttatacatacatatgttaTTTTACACACAtaacagctgaaaccaggataataatatatatacacatatatatgcttttatatatatattattgaaTGAGCTTATATTACCTGCTGCATTAGCATGatcactgattattttttcaaaatctTCTCTATCCCCAGTTTTTCTGTAAAgatcataaaaatataaataaatactatgAAAAGTCAAGATAAACCTTGTATAAAAAATAGGACGTAATGGAAGTTACCTACCCTGTCTTTAACGTGTGTCAACTAAGCCTTGGTGATCAAATAGGCAGTTATTCATTAATTCAAAATAGGGTCTTGGTAGGATCTTAGATTATCCTGTGTATTTGTGGTAAGTTAAAGTCTTAGCAGTTTGAGCTCAGATATGGATTGAGGCCAAATGCTATGGCCCATCACTGATTATAAACTCTTAGGTTGCAACAGTCCCGTTTTTTCGTTTGGTTAAGGTTTTTTGCTTGAAGCCATAACTAAATTTCATAACACATTTTATAATATAATTGGAATTTATAttcaagcatttattttaattacattgcATTCAATTCAAAAGAGATGAGAGGGCATTTCTGTTTTGAGAGGAAATACCAGTAATATCTAtaaacttcaaaattatttgttcATTGGTAGTAATTCAGATTCTGTGATACAAAACTGCAGCCCTCTGAGGTCAATAAACATCTACCTGAATACCCAACCCACAATGATGAGAAGAACATGTAGCTTAGATTAACCTCCATATAAGCAATAAGCTTTTGGTACATGCTTTCTGGATTTCTTCATCTGAAATATTGTTCATGTATTTATGTGCAAAAGCAATGCAGATATTTAGATCTGTTTTACATTTGCATTATTGCATCATTCAGAATAGCACAATAGTTTTAGGTTTCAAACTAATACGCCAGGAAGCAACACATAATTAACGATAGGGAAAACATTCATAACAATATGCCAGTCAGCAACTGCAATGTACATATGACCAGCTATCTTTGGTTCAGTCTATGCATGtaaactgctttgaaaatacCAAGTATAATTTAAAAGATACATTGCAATTGTCTATTCTTATCATGAGGAGTGATTGTGTATAGTTTTCAgcctcatttttttctccacttatttttttttgcattcaatATATTGAATCCTCATTGTGTAACAAGATGCTAAGAAATTCTCACTCCCTATGAGGCTCAGATGATTAATACTGGGTTAGTACTAAGGAGTGCTGAAAATTAAGGTGAGTGcctcagaaacagaaacaagaagcCAAGTGAGCCCAGTGAAAACGTGTGTCAGTATGTGTAGCACATCATTGTTCAGAAgccaattttttttaatattaactgTTTGCATTCAAAAATCTTTTTCTCAGATCTCAGAAGCATTGGGATAGATCTATACACAAGTGTATCTACCTTTCCATTTATGCCTGAGTAGACTCTGACTTCCTCCAAAATACTTGCTCATTTTTCACAGCCGTTGCCTGACTCCCTGCACAAATGGCTAAATTTGCTCATTAAGTCAACTTTATGAGAGATACAAAtgtttgtaaatgtttttaaaataaaaacattattaaCTTACATTACATGAAATGTTACACACCAGTAGGACAAGATAACTGAAAACAGATTCCAGAATCCCTATTCCCAGTTACCCCTCCAGCCCTTATGAACTGTCTGCAAAACAATTTTGCAGTGAGGGGAATTGCAAATGCATTACACATACATACCTGGTTtctttgattttgtgttttgcGAGTGTCCTCTGAAGTGCAAGATTTAGTCTTTCAAActggggaataaaaaaaggTATGCTGATTATATGTAATTGCTGAAAATTTAATCATAACATTTTTATACAGAGAGGAATTACTTCACTGTCCTTGGGACTAATATCccaagttctttactgtgagggttgtaaggcaccggaatgggttgcccagcaaagttgtgaatgctccatccctggcagtgttcaaggccaggttggacagagtcttaggtgacatggtttagtgtgtggtgtccctgaccatggcaggggggttggaactagatgaccttacggtcctttccagccctaactattctatgatcctatgattctaacagAAAAGATAGTCATATTCTGCATTATGCCCAGAACAAAAGAGTAAGAAGTAGCTCTTCTACATAGTAACTTTTCTTGGAATATTAagagttaatttattttttcaggacAATTTTCAGAAGTGCAAAGTTTGCAATTGCAAAAGGTAACAGAGTTTCAAACACAGCTATAAAAGATCAATACAGCATTCTGTGCTTCAGATTACCtccttttcttatttcaagAATACAGCATCTCAAGACAAtattagaataatttattttacatttgtacaaaaagaataattttggcTATGTATGCTGCAAAACTAAATATACTCCAGATGAAAATCTAGTCACTGTAGATAACCTTTGTAAAAGGATTCCATAATAAAGACCCTTTAGAGTATCATGAAGATTTATTTATCTTAATTTACCTCAATCCCATGGTTCCACATTCCTAATTGGAAGTTCCTAATTGGAAAAGATAGAATACTTTCCAAACATGCATATTTCAAATTGCTGGGGCCAGTAAGGCTGTCTTATGTATGTAGTTTCTGATCACTTGAAATTCAAACTTCCTGCAAAGACAGGGTCATAGACTAGTGCTATACTGCCAGGACACAATTTGGCTGTGAGGCTTGCTGtgctctgttttttctttggttCTCATTCACTGGAGAAATTAGCATTTCTATTCCATCCTttactttctgtattttgaaaaggaaagtttGCACACCTGAAGTAAATATCATGTGAAAGAAAGGCAGTATTTTCGTGAGACTTTTTTGAAGCAAAAATCTAAACTAATTGTTCTACCATGTGTATGAACGCAATGTACACTATGTCTGTGTATAAACTGGTAGTTAGTGGAATACCTTCCAATTCATTACTTGCCAATGtcatctgtgtttctgtaaacACCCAAAGAAGCAAATCAAACAATAACACATACTACACTATCTCAGATTTAATCAGAAGTTATTCTGGATGCTCTACATCCTGGACTTCCATGCACAACTCGCTTTTTCATGACAAGTTCCTGAATCAACTGGAGCCATAATGTGGCCCCCTGCTTTAAAGTTTCCAATTAGAGAGATTATGTTAATTACTGATGGTGAAGTAAGGCACTATAAAGTATCTAAGCAATGAAAAGTATGTtctgaaacaagcaaaaccctTCCATGGAGAACTGGGACCGGCAAAATGATCAGGAGTCCAAATCAGCATGAGGACAGATTACTACACTTGGACAAAGTTCCGGTGAATATGACTTGAATAACTGGAAATAGCAGTGACAGTAATCTTGAACTTCAGTAGCTCCTGGGGTAAATGGTCATAACATTTTTGACTTTGCCAAGTTTTTGTCGTAGCTGATGAACTAGCTTATTGGTATTATGTAATAAATAGCTGCATATATCCATACTactctttaaattaaaaaaaaaaaaacgcggttatttcattaagaaacccaacaacaacTATATACTAAAGAAGCAATACAGCAATACTGACGCCACAGAAAGGGTCCTTTCTTGAGTTCATTCTTGAgttaaaagtcttttcctttATGTATGGAAAAGTCAGTTTAAAGAGAtgaatttcttctgtaaatGCAGCAGAGGTGAAAAAGGGTCTATTAAAACGTATGTGGAGTTTTAGTGAAAGAGTAATAGATGAATAGTTGTGAAAACAGATCTGAAAACATACTTAACAAAACTCCAGCACTTTTAGTAAGGAACATTGAACGTACAAACAACAGAATTGTAATTAAATGAGCTTACAGACTTGGCCATTTGCCATTTGTAGCCCCAGTATATCACAGCCAGTTCCTTCACACTTTCAACAGAATTTGAGGCAACCCCAAGTGTTGAATATTATGAAGCtgcatttttcatgttctttttaaagagaTAAACCATATTTATCTCCATTCAAACAAATAACTGTCCATGCATGTATCTGTTTTCAGTTGAGTTGAGCAGAGACATAAGAATACCATTGTGGTAAACACAGaggttttaaaaatagtatAGCAGGAGGTTAGCATCACACCACATGAAAACAGCTATCTTAATTTTAATGTACTTAGCAGTATGGATTCACTTAGTTGAAGTGATGAGGTGGCATTATTTACATAATTAGGTAACAGGGCAGAGTTTCTCTGATTGCATctctaaagcaaaataaattgctacagaaatacatGGATTTTAAAGGAACAATTAAAATGATGAATGGAATTTTGCCAATACAAAGCAAAGCTATAGGGAAATAAAGTGGAAAGGATGGTGTGTACAAAACTGATTGTGGCAAAATTGTATCTGGAAGGAATGGAAGAGGATGAAATGAGGATTTAAACTATACATAAGAACACAAACTCTGTAGCCAAAAGACTGCCTAAAGGCTagcataaaatgtttttttagtatttataATTGAAAGATATTGCAGTATTATTATGCAGTATCTGTTTACCTCAGGAAAGATTAGTTTGCAGATGCTTTCAGTTAATGTGTGCAGGTACACTCTacttctgcttgttttcctttgtggaaGGTTTCCGTGAGCATCTTTTTCATGGACTTCTTTGCAGATGGGCAAAGCTGCTCTAGAGCTGTTTTCTGCACAATCCTTGTCACACTCCTCAGAAATGTGACTTTGAGTCAGTAAGGAGAAAGGACATTCCCC
Proteins encoded:
- the GUCY1A1 gene encoding guanylate cyclase soluble subunit alpha-1; amino-acid sequence: MFCTKLKDLKITGECPFSLLTQSHISEECDKDCAENSSRAALPICKEVHEKDAHGNLPQRKTSRSRVYLHTLTESICKLIFPEFERLNLALQRTLAKHKIKETRKTGDREDFEKIISDHANAAGIPVETLRESLGEELFKICYEEDEHILGVIGGTLKDFLNSFTTLLKQSGHSQEAGKKDRLEDASILCLEKDQDFLNVYYFFPKKITSVILSGIIKAAAHILYETEVEVMLMPPCFHNDCTEFANQPYLLYSIQVKSTKPSLSPCKPQSSLVIPASMFCKTFPFHFMFDKDMSVLQIGNGIKRLLTRRELQAKPNFEEYFEILTPKVSCTFSGIMTMLNMQFTVRVRRWDNTDMKSSMVMDLKGQMIYIFESSAILFLGSPCVDRLEDFTGRGLYLSDIPIHNALRDVVLIGEQARAQDGLKKRLGKLKATLEQAHQALEEEKKKTVDLLFSIFPGEVAQQLWQGQVVQAKKFSNVTMLFSDIVGFTAICSQCSPMQVITMLNELYTRFDYQCGELDVYKVETIGDAYCVAGGLHKESETHAVQIALMALKMMELSDEVVSPHGEPIKMRIGLHSGSVFAGVVGVKMPRYCLFGNNVTLANKFESCSIPRKINVSPTTYRLLKEYPGFVFTPRSREELPPNFPSDIPGICYFLDAYIQEASSQTWFPKRDTGDGNANFLGEETGID